Genomic segment of Lepidochelys kempii isolate rLepKem1 chromosome 23, rLepKem1.hap2, whole genome shotgun sequence:
GGATGGagccctctagggggcaccagccctcacccagccctgtccctgtggggagggggagcccagcAGGGTGGCAGGGGCCCAGCAGGGTGGCGGGAGGCCTGGGGGGGTCCTGGCGGGGCATTGGACAGCCCGGTGGGGCGGTGGTgacccagcagggcagggggcggaggtGGGGGGCCCGGCTAGGGCCCAGCAGGGTGGTGGGCCCAGCGGGGTGTTGGGGGCCGTAGGGGGAGCCCAGTCGGAGGCGGCAGTGACCCAGCAGGGcgcgggggggcggcgggggacgCACCCCACCACCACGATGACGAAGTCCAGCAGGTTCCAGCCGTTGCGGATATAGGCACTGGGGTGCAGAACCAGCCCGTACGCGATGATCTTCAGGAACGTCTCCACCGTGAAGATGATGAGGAAGACGTACTCCACCTGctcctgttgggggggggggggggagacgggaattgaacccaggtgtccgggcaccaccaacccccacccccgtgAGCCACAGACACCCAAACGGCCCCCTGCATCCTAGAGAATGAACCAAAGTGTCCTGGGGGCCCTTCCTGCTGGGAAACAGACCCAGGTGtccgggagtgggggggggtcatCCCTGGAAGAAAGGAACCCTGGCGTCCGGGCAGGCCCCAAGCAGCGGGGGGAGCGGGTGGACAATCCTGTGCAGAAGAGCGAACGTGCAAGATAGTCCCGGCTTACCGCCAACAggtccccccggcccccccgcctGGTAAGCGGCTTAGAGCTCATGGCCCggggcacagagagacagagaacccaggcgtcctggctcccagccccccccccaatcagcagaccccactcccctgccaggactggtgagagaacccaggagtcccccccgtcccgtcccgtcccgtccccccccccccccccggcagctaATTCCTTCCCACTCCTCCATGACTTCTGCCCAGGGACCCAGCAGCTCCTTAAGGACAGTCATTAGCTCCGAGCTCTTAATGAGGCTAAACCCAGGGTCTGGGTGACGGGCCAGGGGAGCCAGCCCAAGAGGCTCACAGGGCCtgccatggggctgggagcccggacgcctgggttctctcccagctctgggaggagtggGGTTGCTGGGCCGGACGCCGGGGTtcgctcccagctctgggaggagtggGGTTGCTGGGCCGGATGCCGGGGTTTGCTCCCGGCTCTGTGGGGGAGCCGGGTTGCTGGGCCGGACGCCGGGGTTCGCTCCCGGCTCTGTGGGGGGGCCGGGTTGCTGGGCCGGATGCCGGGGTTcgctcccggctctgggaggagtGGGGTTGCTGGGCCGGACGCCGGGGTTcgctcccggctctgggaggagtGGGGTTGCTGGGCCGGACGCCGGGGTTCGCTCCCGGCtctgtgggggggctgggttgCTGGGCCGGACGCCGGGGTTCgctcctggctctgggggggagccGGGTTGCTGGGCCGGACGCCGGGGTTCGCGGGGGCTCACCAGGTCGTGGTTGGCGGTGTTGGAGTCGTCCTCGGGGAAGGGGATGTAGACCCCCAGGGCCACGCAGTTGGCGAAGATGGTCATGAGGATGAGGATGTCgaagggcctggggcaggggacggGTTAAGGAGCTGAACGGGggtgctcctgccccttcccccagtgcccccccacaTGCCCCCCTTTCTCCCCTGGCCCCCCCTTTAGCACagtcccttccccccaacccccctctgcccccctcccctgccccccagcccctctggcaGGGCAGATGCTTCCACTCGACGATGCTGATGGCAGCCTGGCGCAGGGGGTGGTTGAGCCGGAGGCAGAAGAGGGCCCGGGGGGAGCGCGGCACCGTGGGGCTGCCCTGAGTCTTGTGCTTGGCGGGGGGCAAGCGCcggcggggggtgggtggggggctgccAGCCTCGGTCCCCAGTCCCCCggcctccaccccccaccccgggctgTCGGGGGGGACGACCGCtgcgggggagagaggagaggggtcagagtgcgccccccactgagcccccctccctctgtggTGACCCCAGAGACCCTGGCCCCCCCGCTGAGCTCCTTCCCCCCACagagacccctgccccctcccgcctCCGTGGAgatcccagccccttcccagggccccatgccctgccccatgaggcccccctgcctcctccatgccaccctgcccttccactcccccatgccccacagctccccaacCCTTCCATCAACCCCCCCTAGTGCTGGGCACTGGGGGGGTCAGTGCATGTGCCCCCCatggagccccccccagccctctgcctcctcctccggTCTCCCCCCATCAGGGTCACTTACCCCTCCCGTTCTCCTCCAACTCCAACAtcctgggttggggggggcacgAAGCAGGGTGGGGGGTTAACCTCTTTGCCCGGCTGACGCCCTACGGCGGAGATGGGGGGCCTTGGGGAAAAGCCCCCCACACTCCTGGCAGCCTCTCGCCAGCCCCCCTCCTCTCATGGGGAGCCGgcccaggtggggggggggcgagagcTGGTGATAGGGTGCCCCCTGGGTGTTCCttgtccctgtcccccccccggtgccccacaggccctgctccccccaggtgccctgccacccccagggccccccagcAGTCCCCCGGTGTCCCCTTTCTCTCCCGCTCTTCCTCCGTCTCGTCCCGTCGCTGTCCCTGGCTCGGCCGCGGATTAAGGGGGATTAGCTTCAGAGGCCTGCGTGGGCTAGTGGGGGGGACCATCCGGCCCCCCTGCCCCGGTGGTGTCGGGCACCGAGGGGGGTGGGCatctgctggagggaggggggagtggcaGGGAAAGCTGGGGGCAAAGGCAGCCTCCAtgtgcccccccaactccccctcaCCGCTGATGCATTCTGGGAGCCCCCCAGGTCCCCCAACTCCCCCTCGCCCCGGTGCATTCTGGGAGCCCCCCAGGTCCCCCAACTCCCCCTCgccccagtgcattctgggagccttagaaccctgccccctcccctttgcaGACTCCCCTTTGCCCTAGTGTTTGCCACCTTTCTACTTGCCCCAAACcgaaccccccagccccgcccccgccccgaggccccaccccctcgcTCCGTCtctcgctgtcccccaccctcactcactttccccaggctggggcagggggttggggggcagagcggggggagggctgtggctggggccgaaggggtcggggtgcaggctccaggcggcgccGACCTCAGggggctcccagaagcggccggcacgtCCGGCCtccctggcaaccctagttgccCAATGGCATTCGGGGAATGTcaagacccccaccccctgccccccatccctgacCCTCTTCCTTGACTCTTGCTTGCCCCATTGCATTCTGGGAGCTCAGTGgcgaccccccacacacacacactccaggaTTCTTGCTGgccccagtgcattctgggagcctctctcccctcccccccaaagacCTGGTTCCATGGGAAGCTCTGGGACAAGTGGGGCaaagccccccccaaccccagccccctcctctccATTAATGGGGGAGCCACTGAGCCCGGGAACACCCAGGAGTGGGAGCGAGGCCGAGAGTTGAAAGCTGGGGACTTGACGggaaggtggggggcggggggttgctcCAGCCGATGCCGAGAGTTCACCCCACAGGGCCTTGCCGGCTACAgccagggggaagaggggggtggCGAAGGCCCTGGGTCGGCTTCCCTGCATCTCTGCCGGACCCGGGCTTTTCAGCGCCCCCCTTTCCCCTGGGGCCCAGAAGACGCAGGGCCAGGGAGCCGCCCCCGAAGGAGCCGGGCGCAGGATGGGACGTTGGGGTGCTCTGGAGCCAGTCGCCCGGGGCTGCTCCCGCTTCCGAACCTCCTGCTCTGGGGGCACCTGGAGAACCCGCACCCGGGACcagcagccgctccgggcccgggATTGGGGCCATGGTGGTAACTAGGACTACACGTCCCAGCATGCACCCGGTTAGGGAGGTTGGGGCTGGACTACAATTCCCAGCGTGCACCGGGCGGGCGGGAAGGAGCTGGACTACAATTCCCAGCATGCCCCGGCTGGGGACGGGGCTGGACTGCAATTCCCAGCATGCcccggctgggggcggggctggactgcaattcccagcatgccccggctgggggcggggctggactgcaattcccagcatgccccggctgggggcggggctggactgcaattcccagcatgccctggctGGGGGCTTGGACTACAATTCCCAGCATGCCCCGGCTGGGGGCTTGGACTACAATTCCCAGCATGCcccggctgggggcggggctggactacaattcccagcatgccccggctgggggcggggctggactACAATTCCCAGCGGTCCCTGCAGCGGGTCCTGTGACTCCGTGGCTCGCCGAAGCGCAAAGAGGGAGCCCGTGAGTGTgaaccagcccccgccccccccggacccccccagcccctgttCCCCGGGAGctgcccctgcccatcccccctcACTTCTGTACCCCCAACTGTGCCCCCCACGTCCCTCTGCCCCACTTCCTGCGGGGGGGGGCTGGCGCCAGGtgtgcagcggggggggggctggcgcCAGGTGtgcagcgggggggggctggCGCCAGGTGtgcagcgcggggggggggggctggcgcCAGGtgtgcagcggggggggggctggcgcCAGGTGTGCAGCGCGGGGGGGGGCTGGCGCCAGGTGTGCAgcgcgggggggggctggctgcgggggcTGCTCGGCTCCGGCTGCAATGCCCCGCCCACTTTTCTCCCCCAGGGGTCACTGCCTGGGGGCCCCTCGACCCCCACCATGGAAGAGGTCGACAAGATCCTCATCCACTCGCTCCGCCTCTCCGGAAcgtaagccccgccccctgcgggggGCAccgtgctggggggcagggggtctcgCCAGGGGGCCCTCCCCGGGCAGTCGGGCCTGGGGGTCGGGGGCTCTGCTGGGGGGGTCTCCCCTAGTGCTGGGTGCTAGGGGATGCCGGGGGGGCAGGAAGCGGGGTCGGGGGCTCTGCTGGGGGGCTCTCCCCTAGTGCTGGGTGCTAGGGGATGCCGGGGGGCAGGAAGCGGGGTCGGGGGCTCTGCTGGGGGGGTCTCCCCTAGTGCTGGGTGCTAGGGGATGCCGGGGGGCAGGAAGCGGGGtcgggggctcagcggggggggtCTCCCCTAGTGCTGGGTGCTAGGGGATGCCGGGGGGCAGGAAGCGGGGTCGGGGGCTCTGCTGGGGGGGTCTCCCCTAGTGCTGGGTGCTAGGGGATGCCGGGGGGCAGGAAGCGGGGtcgggggctcagcggggggctcTCCCCTAGTGCTGGGTGCTAGGGGATGCCGGGGGGCAGGAAGCGGGGTCGGGGGCTCTGCTGGGGGGTCTCCCCTAGTGCTGGGTGCTAGGGGATGCCGGGGGGCAGGAAGCGGGGTCGGGGGCTCTGCTGGGGGGCTCTCCCCTAGTGCTGGGTGCTAGGGGATGCCGGGGGGCAGGAAGCGGGGTCGGGGGCTCTGCTGGGGGGCTCTCCCCTAGTGCTGGGTGCTAGGGGATGCCGGGGGGCAGGAAGCGGGGTCGGGGGCTCTGCTGGGGGGGTCTCCCCTAGTGCTGGGTGCTAGGGGATGCCGGGGGGCAGGAAGCGGGGtcgggggctcagcggggggctcTCCCCTAGTGCTGGGTGCTAGGGGATGCCGGGGGGCAGGAAGCGGGGTCGGGGGCTCTGCTGGGGGGCTCTCCCCTAGTGCTGGGTGCTAGGGGATGCCGGGGGGCAGGAAGCGGGGtcgggggctcagcggggggctcTCCCCGGGCAGTCGGGGCTGGTCGAATTTCAGCGCTGGGCGAGCCGCCCCTCTGCGGTGTTATATGCAGCTGTTTCCTAGCGGCCGCCCCCCAGCGGTGGCTGCACCGTGGCACCGGGTCCCTGCCCACCTGGGGGCGCTGTCTGACGGCGGCTCCCCGGCGCCCCCCAGGCAGGTCCCCGAGGAGGTGCAGAGCCTGCGGGAGTTCACCACGGAGCTGACCGTGGAGTCGGTGGTGCGATGCCTCCGCCTCATTTACCCGTCGCTGGGCGCCAGCCTTGGCCACGTGCTGCCCCCCGGCATGTCGGCCCGGTTCCGCATCGGCACCAGCCTGGCCCAGGCCTGCCaggtgagagaacccaggcatcctggctcccagctcccgcTGCTctaacccccccagcccccgctgccctccccgagccggggagagaacccaggagtcctgacgctCCCTCCCCCGCCAGGAGCTGGGCTACCAGGGCGAGGTCGGGTACCAGACTTTTCTGTACAGCAACGAGCCCGAGATCCGGCGCCTTCTGCTGTTCCTGGTGGAGAAGCTGCCCAGGGACGACGCTGAGGACGCCAGGCAGCCCGCCGGtacccgggggggtggggggggcaggggaggctcgTGGGGCACGGGGAGGGGCCACACCGCCGGGTTGAAGGTGTGCCAGGGGGGCGGATCGGAGGgggtgctcgggggggggggatctgggcATCGGGGGGGGGCGCTGCTGCTGGCCATGACCTTTGCCCCCCTTGCAGGGAAGTCGGCCGGGTTACTCCGTGCCATTGCAGCGAAGATCAAGGAGCAGCTGGGGACGCCCTGGGTGCCCCCCGCGTGCCGCACCCCCCGGCTACAGCTGCTGCAGGTGGGTCCCTTCCCTCCGCGCCCCCGGTTCCGACCCACGTGTCCAGCCGGCGAGCCCTGTATCCACACCACAGCCACacgcagcagcccagccccacggGCCCATCTACCCCGGCGTCCTGGCTGCAGCGTTTGCTtcgcttccctccctccccagccggGCCTCGGGGCTCCCCCCCGTAGACCCGGCTGGGTTGGGTCCCGTGGCCTGTGCCCACGTCACGTCTCCCCTCACACCTACTAAATACACATCATTGTACTCGAGATTAATTAATTACATTCTcctgttttataacagaataaaTATAATGCAGAATTTACTCGATACACAATGATCTGTAAACACTAAACATGACGTCCCGTATTGAATTTTATATATGGGACAATACTCGACGTTCTGTTTTACCTGTAGGTGTAACGTATTCCAGACCAGGTCCCGTTTATTTAATAAATGATGTGTTTTGTTGTAATTCGTGTGTTGTCGACTTCAACCTGGCATAGTCCAGTTTAACGCACGAAATACATCGATCGTATATTCAAATGAGAGTGGATCCTTCACCTCGTCCAGTCTTAACCAGCCTTCGGTAAACGAGCTCCGGAGTAAATGGGGCTGTGTAAATGTGACGTTTCCTCCAGGCGCAAAGGGACTGGTAACAAATATTTTTAGAAACTCGACAAGTTTCAGTTGACACGAGGCTGGTGAATAATCGTGGTTCTGACACTGAAAGGTTTCGGGTGCGAATTACACTCTATTATTAAGAGTAACCGTCAAGAAGGTTTGCGATAGGGAGGAAAAGGCCGGTGGGTGACGTTCCTGAGATGATGTAGGAACCGGCGTTAGGTTCTGGTTCGTCTTCTAATTAACCTGCGTCACGTGCGTGACGTTAACGAGCTCAAGTTCGCTTCTGCTGACGGTGTCGTTCTGAGTCTCCCCAAACGCACCGGTTGGATTTCGTGGCGTTTGAACCCGCCGCAGTATCCGTCTCTGAACCGTCTCTTCAGGCTGGCCGATAACCCGCCCCTGCCGTGGCCTGTGACGTGTTCTCTGCGTGGCGGGGGGCGTCCTGTCCAGCCCCCGGCCCGAGAACAGCTCTGGCCTTAAATCCCTCCCACGCCGGGGCCCCACGAAGCTGGGTGCAGAGCTGAGCAGAAGTCGGTCTGCTGGCGGGGCGGGACTTCCTGTTTTCCCGCATTGCCCCGCCCCCATATGATGGAAATGGCCTGTCATCTCTCTCTGTCTGCGAGGTGCTACCGCCCCATaacccgcctccccccccccccccgggattcACTCCACAGGTGTTCCCTGGCAGCGCCCCCCTTTCCTATCTCAAATGGGTCCTGTGGCAGGCAGTTCCACAGGCTAACAGTGTTGGTTTTCTCCCTGCAGGGCACCTGTCTGCTGAAGCCGTTTCACGCCCACCCCTTGGTCCTGCCCCGCGATTCGGGGCCTGTTGGTAGATGacgggaagggggcaggggctggatctGAGCTCAAGAGGGGTCGGGTGCAGCAGGATTGGGGGCACAGAGGGGTGGAGGGGACATGGATTGAGAGGGCGTGGGTGGGAGCCAGGGGGTCGAGGCAGGGGGTGTGGATCGAGGTCGAgttggctgggggaaggggtctgTGGGGCTGGATTTGGGGcatgggtgggaggtgggggaggcggCGTGGGGGGCGGGCTCTGACCtccatgttccccccccccccgcagagcgCCGGGAGTTTTTCGGGGGGTTCCTGCCCCCGGtgtcagcccagcccccccggCCGGGCGCCGTGGCCCCGTCCCTGCTGGAGCGTCACGCAGGCGACCTGGGGGCGCAGCACGACTGGGAGGCCgactggcagagccaggggctggcaTCTCGCCTGCCCCCCAAGGtgaggggggctgcggggggggctcttgcctggggtggggagggtcctgGATGTTTGTGGAGGGTccctcatggggggaggggtttggggtcccCTGGCCTCCAAGGAATACATGCCCCGGGGGGGTTGCTGCAGGGGGGTCCCCCAATCGCACTGCCCCCCCcattttatctccccccaggagTACGTGCAGTGGAAGCACCAGCGGCTCCGGCACCGCCTGCTGGACCAACTGCGTCAGGCCGCCCCCCCCCACGGCGCCGctggccccccccagccaggggcgCCGGACCTGGCCCAGATGCTGGGGCTGCTGAGCGcggggggcaccgggggggccCTGGCCAAGGGGTCCCGCTTCAGCCGCGCCCAGCGCCTGGCGCACAAACAGGTACCTGTGGGGCCGGGAGCtggaacatggggggggggagttggggggctgtggggaatggggggggccttgggggaggctggggggctcAGAACTCCGGGTACCTGGACAGACTTGGGTGAGTCTGGGCGGATGCGGGATtgggggggatggaggtgggggttaGGGGCTACCCAGGAGGTTGGGGGACActtgggggggttggggtggctgggagaggggaatctggggggccgggcagggaatgggggcgCTGCAGGCTTTCGGGCTCTGGAGGGACTCTGGGAAATTTTGGGGGAGTGATAGTGtggagggggctgaggggagaGGCCCTCTGTGACTGCCCCCTTTTGGCCCCCCAGGACCCTCAGGAACTCGTGGGGCAGATGCAGGCAGCGGTGGAAACTCTCCCGTCCTCCAAGACCTCGGAGCAGGTAGTGGGGGGGGACCCCCTTAAAAAGCGGGGGGAGTGCTCAGCAGTTGGGGGTTGGGGGACCCCGAGGCAGGGTCCGGAAGGGTGCTCTGGGGGACCCCAAAACAGCTGGGAATTCAGAGCTACCACCTCGCTGATCGTTAATCCTGGACCCTAATGATGGCCAGTTCTCGTTGCTACCCCAGTGGTCCCTGGCAGGACTCAgccagctggggggtggggaggggtgttcCCAGGatgcccccccgctgccccccccatGCTGGCCTTGAgaccctctccccgccccaggaGGAGCTGGTGCGGCAGGCGGAGGAGCTGGCCGGCCTGCAGGGGGAGCTGCGGCGCCTGGAGGCCGAGATGGAGGCCGTCGGGGGGGAGGTGAAGGTGCTGGAGCTGAGCCTTTCCcaggtgaggggcgggggggggggctgggacgtttcccccggggcgggggggcaaccATGTCTTGGGGGGGAGGGTCCGTGCTCCCCATGTCTCTCTGCCCCCAGGCGGGGGTGTCTGGGGGTGTCGGGGGTCCATGctccccagtctctctgcccCGAAGCGGGCGGGCTGGGGGTCCgctctccccatctctctctgcccccGGGCGGGGGTGTCTGGGGGTGTCGGGGGTCCGTGCTCCCCGGTCTCTCTGCCCCCGGGCGGGGGTGTCTGGGGGTGTCGGGGGTCCGTGCTCCCCGGTCTCTCTGCCCCCGGGCGGGGGTGTCTGGGGGTGTCGGGGGTCCGTGCTCCCCGGTCTCTCTGCCCCCGGGCGGGGGTGTCTGGGGGTGTCGGGGGTCCGCGCTCCCCGGTCTCTCTGCCCCCGGGCGGGGGTGTCTGGGGGTGTCGGGGGTCCGtgctccccatctctctctgcccccGGGTGGGGCTGTTTGGGGGTGTCGGGGGTCCGTGCTCCCCGGTCTCTCTGCCCCTGGTGTTTGGGGATGTCGGGGGTCCGCGCTCCCCGGTCTCTCTGCCCCCGGGCGGGGGTGTCTGGGGGTGTCGGGGGTCCGCgctccccatctctctctgcccccGGGCGGGGGTGTCTGGGGGTGTCGGGGGTCCGCgctccccatctctctctgcccccaggcgGCGGCAGGGCTGTGCCAGcagcggctggctctggggggccGCGAGCGGACCCTGCGCGTACAGCGCCGTGCGCTGGAGCTGCTGCCGGAGGCGGGGAGGAACCTGGCCGCGCTGCAGCTGCTGGTGGAGGGCAGCGCCCAGCGCCTGGTGCACCTGGCCGCCCAGTGGGAGACGCGCCGGGGGCCACTCGTGGATCAGTATCGGCACCTGCGGGCCGCCCGCCACTCCCGCCAGGTGAGCGTGGGGGCGGGGCTGCTCAGCGGGGGCGGGGCTCCGCCCGGGGGCTGCCCCCCCgctcacccccttctccccccgcaGCT
This window contains:
- the CCDC22 gene encoding coiled-coil domain-containing protein 22 isoform X2; its protein translation is MEEVDKILIHSLRLSGTQVPEEVQSLREFTTELTVESVVRCLRLIYPSLGASLGHVLPPGMSARFRIGTSLAQACQELGYQGEVGYQTFLYSNEPEIRRLLLFLVEKLPRDDAEDARQPAGKSAGLLRAIAAKIKEQLGTPWVPPACRTPRLQLLQGTCLLKPFHAHPLVLPRDSGPVERREFFGGFLPPVSAQPPRPGAVAPSLLERHAGDLGAQHDWEADWQSQGLASRLPPKEYVQWKHQRLRHRLLDQLRQAAPPHGAAGPPQPGAPDLAQMLGLLSAGGTGGALAKGSRFSRAQRLAHKQDPQELVGQMQAAVETLPSSKTSEQEELVRQAEELAGLQGELRRLEAEMEAVGGEVKVLELSLSQAAAGLCQQRLALGGRERTLRVQRRALELLPEAGRNLAALQLLVEGSAQRLVHLAAQWETRRGPLVDQYRHLRAARHSRQLESTRRVAEIQALHECGRSAAAEARRKEELCRQLLTELEVLPKDVSRAAYTQRILEIVGNIRKQKEEITKILSDTRALQKEINGLTGKLDRTFAVTDELVFKDAKRDESVRKAYKYLAALHENCSQLIQTIEDAGAIQREIRDLEEQIESEGAKKTLANLERILSDYRALRQENAALLGRSRDP
- the CCDC22 gene encoding coiled-coil domain-containing protein 22 isoform X3, yielding MEEVDKILIHSLRLSGTGRPPAVAAPWHRVPAHLGALSDGGSPAPPRQVPEEVQSLREFTTELTVESVVRCLRLIYPSLGASLGHVLPPGMSARFRIGTSLAQACQELGYQGEVGYQTFLYSNEPEIRRLLLFLVEKLPRDDAEDARQPAGKSAGLLRAIAAKIKEQLGTPWVPPACRTPRLQLLQGTCLLKPFHAHPLVLPRDSGPVERREFFGGFLPPVSAQPPRPGAVAPSLLERHAGDLGAQHDWEADWQSQGLASRLPPKEYVQWKHQRLRHRLLDQLRQAAPPHGAAGPPQPGAPDLAQMLGLLSAGGTGGALAKGSRFSRAQRLAHKQDPQELVGQMQAAVETLPSSKTSEQEELVRQAEELAGLQGELRRLEAEMEAVGGEVKVLELSLSQAAAGLCQQRLALGGRERTLRVQRRALELLPEAGRNLAALQLLVEGSAQRLVHLAAQWETRRGPLVDQYRHLRAARHSRQLESTRRVAEIQALHECGRSAAAEARRKEELCRQLILSDTRALQKEINGLTGKLDRTFAVTDELVFKDAKRDESVRKAYKYLAALHENCSQLIQTIEDAGAIQREIRDLEEQIESEGAKKTLANLERILSDYRALRQENAALLGRSRDP
- the CCDC22 gene encoding coiled-coil domain-containing protein 22 isoform X1 produces the protein MEEVDKILIHSLRLSGTGRPPAVAAPWHRVPAHLGALSDGGSPAPPRQVPEEVQSLREFTTELTVESVVRCLRLIYPSLGASLGHVLPPGMSARFRIGTSLAQACQELGYQGEVGYQTFLYSNEPEIRRLLLFLVEKLPRDDAEDARQPAGKSAGLLRAIAAKIKEQLGTPWVPPACRTPRLQLLQGTCLLKPFHAHPLVLPRDSGPVERREFFGGFLPPVSAQPPRPGAVAPSLLERHAGDLGAQHDWEADWQSQGLASRLPPKEYVQWKHQRLRHRLLDQLRQAAPPHGAAGPPQPGAPDLAQMLGLLSAGGTGGALAKGSRFSRAQRLAHKQDPQELVGQMQAAVETLPSSKTSEQEELVRQAEELAGLQGELRRLEAEMEAVGGEVKVLELSLSQAAAGLCQQRLALGGRERTLRVQRRALELLPEAGRNLAALQLLVEGSAQRLVHLAAQWETRRGPLVDQYRHLRAARHSRQLESTRRVAEIQALHECGRSAAAEARRKEELCRQLLTELEVLPKDVSRAAYTQRILEIVGNIRKQKEEITKILSDTRALQKEINGLTGKLDRTFAVTDELVFKDAKRDESVRKAYKYLAALHENCSQLIQTIEDAGAIQREIRDLEEQIESEGAKKTLANLERILSDYRALRQENAALLGRSRDP